A DNA window from Coffea arabica cultivar ET-39 chromosome 6c, Coffea Arabica ET-39 HiFi, whole genome shotgun sequence contains the following coding sequences:
- the LOC113693631 gene encoding probable (S)-N-methylcoclaurine 3'-hydroxylase isozyme 2, which translates to MDITGLDGAYYNYFLFSLVLLSPILLLVFTQRKTRLPPGPFAWPVIGNLFDLDGKKPHIALSRLAQSYGPLISLRFGARLVVVASSPEAAREIFMTHNRDLSGRHVVQLAKILPQIDTSMIAMAAECNERWRFLRSTAHSELFSAQALESFSQIRLDKAKEMLDFLASKDGEVVKISDILLATSANIMSNAMVSQDIVSWKNIGEVRRCIRRLLEFGIPGLADLFPAIGCLDFWTKQKAVECTRILRETWIDIVSKRRGGRADVAFCSRDFLDVLVENSFDDYQIYNLLTEFLISSETISTAIEWAMAELTRNQEASSKLLDELMKYEIEGTALSEKHLTQLPYLQACIKETLRLHPPTPLLVPRRASQTCEFMNYNLPKDSLVVVNAYALGRDEKSWEDPQGFKPERFLGTSLDVKGTHYELLPFGGGRRICAGYPLALKQIQLLLASLVYAFDWLHPPGMEPTNLDMSEKFGFTLARENPLLLIPRIRNDMQKDWAEALGLKKF; encoded by the exons ATGGATATCACAGGTCTTGATGGTGCTTACTACAATtactttctcttttctcttgtacttttgtcTCCCATTCTACTTCTTGTCTTCACCCAGCGCAAAACGCGGCTACCACCAGGTCCGTTTGCATGGCCCGTCATAGGCAACCTTTTCGACCTTGATGGGAAGAAGCCACACATTGCCCTCTCCAGGCTTGCACAATCTTATGGGCCTCTAATCTCTCTAAGATTTGGTGCAAGATTGGTGGTAGTTGCATCATCACCAGAAGCTGCTAGAGAAATATTCATGACTCATAATCGGGATTTATCTGGAAGGCACGTTGTGCAACTAGCCAAGATATTACCACAAATTGACACTTCAATGATCGCAATGGCTGCAGAATGCAATGAAAGATGGAGGTTTCTGCGTAGCACTGCCCACTCTGAGCTTTTCTCAGCTCAGGCACTCGAATCCTTTTCGCAAATCAGACTAGATAAGGCCAAGGAAATGCTAGACTTTTTGGCTTCTAAAGATGGTGAAGTTGTAAAGATTTCAGACATATTACTTGCAACTAGTGCTAATATAATGAGTAACGCCATGGTGTCCCAAGATATTGTTTCCTGGAAGAATATTGGAGAAGTCAGAAGGTGTATAAGGAGACTACTTGAGTTTGGTATTCCCGGCCTAGCCGATCTTTTTCCTGCAATTGGTTGTTTAGATTTCTGGACTAAGCAAAAAGCAGTAGAATGTACTCGAATCCTCAGAGAAACATGGATTGATATCGTAAGCAAGAGAAGAGGAGGGAGGGCGGACGTAGCATTCTGCAGCCGGGACTTTTTAGATGTCCTCGTTGAAAACTCATTTGATGATTATCAGATCTATAACTTGCTAACG GAGTTTTTGATTAGTTCTGAAACCATCAGCACAGCAATTGAATGGGCAATGGCAGAACTAACAAGAAACCAAGAAGCCTCTTCTAAACTTCTTGATGAACTTATGAAATATGAAATTGAAGGAACAGCCTTAAGTGAGAAGCACTTAACACAGCTACCATATTTACAAGCTTGTATCAAAGAAACACTTCGACTGCATCCTCCGACCCCACTTCTTGTACCTCGTCGTGCATCACAAACTTGCGAGTTCATGAACTACAATCTTCCGAAGGATAGCTTGGTGGTTGTAAATGCATATGCCTTGGGACGAGATGAAAAGTCTTGGGAAGACCCTCAAGGCTTCAAACCAGAACGATTCCTTGGCACAAGTCTTGATGTCAAGGGAACTCATTACGAACTCTTGCCCTTTGGTGGAGGTAGAAGAATATGTGCTGGATATCCTCTAGCTCTCAAGCAGATTCAGTTGCTTCTTGCCTCACTGGTTTATGCATTTGATTGGCTTCATCCACCAGGAATGGAACCAACCAATCTTGACATGAGTGAAAAGTTCGGCTTTACACTTGCAAGGGAAAACCCTCTGCTATTGATTCCGAGAATCAGAAATGACA